The Sulfurihydrogenibium sp. genomic sequence TATCAAAAGAAATAGCACCAAACTTAAATTTACAGATTTATTTAAAATATGAAGGACTTAATCCAACCGGTTCTTTTAAAGACCGTGGAATGACTATGGCAATTTCAAAAGCAAAAGAAAATGGAAAAGAAGCTGTAATCTGTGCATCTACCGGAAACACTTCTGCATCTGCTGCAGCTTATGCAGCAAAAGCGGGAATGAGAGCATACGTTTTACTTCCAAAAGGAGCCGTTGCCATAGGAAAATTATCCCAAGCAATGGTATACGGAGCAAAAATAATAGCGGTTATGGGAAATTTTGACGATGCTTTAGAAATTGTTAGAGAAATAGGAGAAAAATATCCTGTTGAAGTTGTAAACTCTGTAAATCCTTACAGAATAGAAGGACAAAAAACAGCAGCATTTGAAATTTGCGATTACCTTGAAGAAGCACCAGACTTTCATTTTATACCCGTTGGTAATGCAGGAAACATTACAGCATACTGGAAAGGATATAAAGAATACCATCAACTTGGAAAGGTTAAAAAACTTCCAAGAATGATAGGATGGCAGGCGGAAGGAGCAGCACCAATTGTAAAAGGATTTCCTATAAAAAATCCACAAACAATAGCAACAGCAATTAAGATAGGCAATCCTTACAGCTGGCAGCCAGCACTACAAGCAGCAAAAGAAAGTGGTGGTTTTATAGACGCAGTCTCTGATGATGAAATTTTATATGCTTACAAACTTGTAGCATCAACGGAAGGTGTATTCTGTGAGCCGGCATCTGCTGCATCAGTGGCAGGAGTGATAAAATCTGTTAAAAAAGGTTTATTTAAAGGTGGAGAAGTTATCACTTGCACACTTACAGGAAACGGACTTAAAGACCCGGACACAGTAATAAAAGCAAGCGAAAAACCAGTAGAACTTCCACCAAACTTAGAAGAGATAGCAAGATTTTTAGAACTGATATGAAAAATATCCTTGTCGTAGGACTTGGAGCTGTTGGAACAATATTTGCTACCTTTTTAAAAGAATCAAAGCATAATGTTTACGGCTTAGTAAAAGATCATCATGTAGAGTTTTTAAAAGACAATACTTTACAAGTTGAAGGAATTTGGGGCAACCATAAAGCAAAGCTTGATCTAATAACATCTAACATAGAAGATTTAAAAGATATAGATTTTGATTTAATCATAGTTGCCGTTAAGTCTTTTGACACAGAAGAAACTATAAAAAAGATACTTCCGCTTATAAAACCAAAAACCAAAATACTATTGACCCAAAACGGCTATGGAAACTATGAAACAGCATCAAAATATATAAACAAATCAAAAATTTTACTTGGCAGAGTGATTTTTGGCTCAAAATTAATTGAACCTTTTCATGCTTACATAACCGTAAACGCAGATGATGTAAGAATAGGACAGCCGGAGAATCTATTAGAAGACCAAGAAGTTTTAGATGTAGTTTGCACAATAAAACATGCCGGCATTCCTGCTTCTTTTTCTAAGGATGTTTATAAAGTCTTATGGGATAAGATACTTTATAACTGTGCGTTAAATCCTCTTGGTGCGTTGCTTGAGTGTAGTTATGGAACGCTAAAAGAAAATAAAGAAACAAAAGAAATAATGGATTTAATCATCGATGAAATCTTTCAAGTGGCAAAACTAAATAATATACAGCTAAATTTTGACAATCCGGAAGATTATAAAAAACTGTTTTACGAAAAATTAATTCCACCAACAAAAGACCATTTCCCATCAATGTATTACGACCTGAAATCGGGTAAAAGAACAGAGATAGACGCTTTAAATGGTGCTATTGTAAAGCTTGGTGAAAGTGTAGGCTATCTGCCAAAGGTTAATTTTACGATTACAAATTTGATTAGATTTAGAGAAAAGAAATTGATAAATAGGTAAAAAGTGAGTAGGGGGTGGTTCTTGAATCGTCTGTATAATTTACTCATTATTCGTTGCTTTGTATGTCAAGAGGATTTTATTCTGAAGAATCGTCTTTAGATTTACAAAAATTACTAACTTTTTACTAATGTCTTGGTGAAAAATTAGCGATTTTTATAAAATTTAGATTTAGAAAAGTAAAGTATCGTCATTTCCGCAGCCGGTAAAGAATCATCTCCTACTTTACTAAATTTCTTAGCCAACATATTAGATAAAAAGATCCTTCGGACTAAAGTTCCTTAGGATGATAGACAAGAGCAAGCTTACAAAAATTTTAAAACACCCTCCGGACGCTTAAAAAACTATCGACAATGACAAAAGACGATAAAATTGTATTCACTACAACTAATAAAAATTCAAAAAACTTTCTACGCACCATTTCACCACGGATTTATTCTTCACTTTCAAAGTCAAAAATTATACGGGCTTCTTTTGTCCGGCTTTAACATTGATATTGGCTTCCTACCCCTAAATCCTTCATACACACCGTGCCAATACATTATTTCATCTTCATCCTCTTTCCAGCAAAGAAGTATTTCTTCCTCTCCGTTTTTTGCCGGAAAATCAATTAAAACTGGGTCAACACCTTTTACCATTACTCCAAAATTTTGAATAGTATCAACAAGTTCTTTAATTTCATCATCTAAGATTTGGATTTTGCTTTTTGCATACATGTATTCAAGCTCTTCTAAATCGTTTTTTTCAGACAATTCTTTCAATTCTTCGTATTTACTGACCAAACTATAAATCTCTTCTCTTTTTTCTATGATTTCTTCAACTAATACTTTTATTTGAGGTAATATAGCATTTGCTTCTTTTACTGTAAAATATCTCATTATCATTTTATATACTCCTGTGCCGACTTTTCCATTTAAATTATATCAAAAATTCAGGTTATCAATTATGATAGAAAAGTGCTCCAAAATTCTCCTAAGCTTACATTTTCGTGTCGTCCTAAGCCGTTGGCCGAAGAACCTCTTATTTTAAAAAACGATAAAAAAGAGATTCTTCGCTTCGCTCAGAATAACAATCTTGATTTTTGGAACAGTCTCTGTAGAATCTTAACTTACTTGAAGGTTTTGGATGATGTTAATACTTTTTTTGATAACTTACTAAAATTCACATTATTTGATACTTCGGCAATTACTAAATGTAATAAACTCACGTTTATCTCTATTATTTTTCTTGGTTTTGGCATTATTTGTCATTCTGCGGCCGGCAAAGAATCTCCTACTCTTAT encodes the following:
- the thrC gene encoding threonine synthase, encoding MGCKWKGIIEAYRQYLPVNENTPIITLHEGNTPLIKADNLSKEIAPNLNLQIYLKYEGLNPTGSFKDRGMTMAISKAKENGKEAVICASTGNTSASAAAYAAKAGMRAYVLLPKGAVAIGKLSQAMVYGAKIIAVMGNFDDALEIVREIGEKYPVEVVNSVNPYRIEGQKTAAFEICDYLEEAPDFHFIPVGNAGNITAYWKGYKEYHQLGKVKKLPRMIGWQAEGAAPIVKGFPIKNPQTIATAIKIGNPYSWQPALQAAKESGGFIDAVSDDEILYAYKLVASTEGVFCEPASAASVAGVIKSVKKGLFKGGEVITCTLTGNGLKDPDTVIKASEKPVELPPNLEEIARFLELI
- a CDS encoding 2-dehydropantoate 2-reductase, with translation MKNILVVGLGAVGTIFATFLKESKHNVYGLVKDHHVEFLKDNTLQVEGIWGNHKAKLDLITSNIEDLKDIDFDLIIVAVKSFDTEETIKKILPLIKPKTKILLTQNGYGNYETASKYINKSKILLGRVIFGSKLIEPFHAYITVNADDVRIGQPENLLEDQEVLDVVCTIKHAGIPASFSKDVYKVLWDKILYNCALNPLGALLECSYGTLKENKETKEIMDLIIDEIFQVAKLNNIQLNFDNPEDYKKLFYEKLIPPTKDHFPSMYYDLKSGKRTEIDALNGAIVKLGESVGYLPKVNFTITNLIRFREKKLINR
- a CDS encoding DUF2203 domain-containing protein translates to MIMRYFTVKEANAILPQIKVLVEEIIEKREEIYSLVSKYEELKELSEKNDLEELEYMYAKSKIQILDDEIKELVDTIQNFGVMVKGVDPVLIDFPAKNGEEEILLCWKEDEDEIMYWHGVYEGFRGRKPISMLKPDKRSPYNF